One Lasioglossum baleicum chromosome 6, iyLasBale1, whole genome shotgun sequence genomic window carries:
- the LOC143209286 gene encoding transmembrane protein 14C, with protein sequence MPIDIIAYSYAAAVAGGGILGYVKSASIPSLGAGLLFGGILGYGAYQVSGDPSNVGVLLGGSTTLGGIMGYRFYNSGKIMPAGIITLMSAAMIIRTIVMYFTATPMKTQ encoded by the exons atgccTATCGACATAATTGCATATTCTTATGCAGCTGCGGTAGCCGGAGGTGGTATATTGGGTTATGTAAAGTCAG CTTCCATACCTTCTTTGGGTGCCGGACTTCTTTTCGGTGGCATTTTGGGTTACGGAGCTTATCAGGTTTCGGGAGACCCTAGCAATGTGGGAGTACTTTTAGGAGGTAGTACAACTCTTGGTGGAATTATGGGTTATCGATTTTATAATAGCGGTAAAATAATGCCAGCTGGAATAATCACCTTAATGAG CGCTGCAATGATTATTAGAACTATTGTTATGTACTTCACCGCAACCCCTATGAAGACGCAAtaa